In the Sulfobacillus thermosulfidooxidans DSM 9293 genome, ATTCCCATGCCCAAGGTTCCCCGCGAACCCCAGGATAGATGGCTGACGATAGTGGGGGCGCGTGAACACAATTTGAAAAACATCACGGTGAAAATTCCCTTGGGACTCATGGTGGTGGTCACTGGCGTATCGGGGTCGGGGAAATCGACGCTCGTCAACGAAATCATTCGCAAGCAACTCGAAGTCACACTCAATAAAGCAAGAAGTCGGCGCGTCGGTGAGCACGACATGATTACGGGATTAGAGTACTTAGATAAAGTGATCGCGATTGATCAAAGTCCTATTGGCCGTACTCCGCGTTCCAATCCGGCCACCTATACTGGGGCTTTTGATTTGATCCGGGAAATTTTTGCGAATACCACGGAGGCGAACATCCGTGGATATAAAGCCGGGCGGTTTTCATTTAACGTCCGTGGAGGACGCTGCGAAGCCTGTAAGGGGGATGGCATTTTGAAGATTGAAATGCATTTTCTCCCCGATATTTATGTGCCCTGTGAAGTTTGCAAAGGTACGCGCTATAATCGCGAGACCTTGGAGGTGCATTACCGTGGCAAGACCATTGCCGATGTGCTCGACATGACCGTCGATGAAGCCTTGGACTTCTTCCAACATCATTCCCGTTTAAAAAGAAAATTAGAGACCCTGCGCGACGTGGGATTAGGTTATGTACGCTTAGGGCAAAGTGCCACCACCTTATCGGGAGGTGAGGCTCAACGGGTCAAACTAGCGACCGAACTTTCCAGGCGTTCGGAAGGTCGCACCCTATACATTTTAGATGAGCCCACAACCGGACTTCATCAAGAAGACATTCGTCATTTACTTGATGTGTTGCAACGTCTCGTTTCACAAGGTGATACCGTCTTAGTCATTGAGCATAATCTAGATGTTATCAAAACCGCGGACTGGATTATTGATTTAGGTCCAGAAGGTGGCGATTTAGGGGGAGAGATTGTGGCCGAGGGACCCGTGAGGGACATTATAGCCTCCGAAAAATCGTATACCGGTCAATTTTTGGCGCGGCATTTACAGCGCCGGCAAATGGTTCAACCTTAAGACCATGGGGAAGATATCGGGCAGGTGCCTTTGAGGGGAGTGGCAAGAAAGGCAGAGGGTATGATGACTTTATCAGAGCACCTAGAAGAAAAACGCCAACTACTTCCGGATAAACCCGGGGTCTATCTGATGAAAGATCACGAAGGGCAAGTCATTTACGTCGGGAAAGCCGTCAATTTAAAACAGCGGGTTCGGAGTTATTTTCAAGAAGCGAGCCGACTATTGCCAAAAGTGGCCGCGATGATGCGCCATGTCGAAGATTTTGAAATTATTACGACCGATACCGAAGTCGAAGCCTTGATCTTGGAAGCCACGCTCATTAAAAAATACCGACCGCACTACAATATCCGGTTAAAAGATGATAAGGCCTATCCATATATCCGCTTAACATGGGAAGAAGATTTTCCCAGACTCATTATTGCCCGCCGTCCTGACAATTCCGGTAGTCGCTATTTTGGACCTTATACCCGGGCCCAAAGTGTGCATGAAACGATTCGTCTCCTGCGCCATATTTTCCCTATTCGGAATTGCACCAACCAGAAATTTAAAAATGCCGCTCGTCCTTGTCTCGAATACCACATTAAACGGTGCCCGGGGCCTTGCCAGGCCTTAATCGACAAAGACAGTTACCGGGACATGATGAAAAATGTAGAGTGGTTTTTAGAAGGCAAGGTCGACGCCGTGGAAAAATCTTTGGTCAAGGAATTAAACCGGGCCGCTGAAGAACTGGAATTTGAAAAAGCGGCGAAATTGCGTGACCAGGTTATGGCCGTTCGAGAAATTACTGCGCAGCAAAAGGTTTCCGCGGAGGCGGGAAGAAATTTAGATGCGATTAGCTGGGCCTTAAGCGACCAAGATGCCTATTTACAGGTATTTATGGTGCGTGATGGCCGTCTCATTGGCCGAGAGTCATTTACTTTAACAGGTGTCGATGGGACCGATGAAAAAGAATTGGCGCATGCCTTTTTAATGCAATATTATGACCGGGCCAGGGACATTCCCCAGGAAATTTTGATTGAACATCTTCCTCCCGATGATCGTCAAATTACGGCATGGCTTCGAGAGAAACGCGGAGGCAAGGTTGACTTGAAAGTCCCGGTCCGGGGAGAAAAACAACGGCTATTAGCGATGGTCCGGCAAAATGCCACAATTGCCCGTGATGAAGCCCTGCGGCGGATGGAAATCAAAGAACGAGACCGCGAACGGGCCTTGTTGGAAATTCAACAAACTCTCGGTCTTCCGGGACTTCCCCGCCGCATGGAGTGTTACGATATTTCTAATACCCAAGGCACCGAATCGGTAGCGTCTATGGTTGTCTTTACCGATGGTAAGCCAGATAAAAGTCAGTACCGGCAATTTAAAATTCAGAGTGTCGAAGGGCCGAATGATTTTCTATCAATGAAAGAAGTCATTACCCGGCGATTTCATCATCAAGCCCAAGATGCCAAACAAATGGGTAAAAGTCACTTTGCCAAAACGCCCGACTTGGTGATTATCGATGGTGGCCGTGGCCAGCTCGGATATGCCTATCAGGCGATGCGCGAGTTAAATGTGGCAGACATTCCCGTCTTTGGTTTAGCCAAGCAACATGAGTGGCTGTTTGAACCCGAACGTGCTGATCCTATTATTCTGGATCGGGATTCGGCTGGTCTCAAACTCTTGATGCATCTCCGGGATGAAGCTCACCGGTTTGCGATCACCTATCACCGTAAACTCCGGACCAAACGTAATCTCGCTTCGATTTTAGATGATATCGAGGGCATTGGCCCAGCCCGCAAGAAAATTCTGCGGCAAACTTACGGCGACTTAGCAGCCATTTCGCAAGCAAGTGTGGATGAATTGGCTGCATTACCTAAAATGACACGGCCTGCAGCGGAAGCCGTCAAACGTTATCTTGATGAACATTTTAAGTCGAATGAAGAGGAAAATGCGGTGCCGGAATAAGGATTCAACGATATTATGGGAAGAGTACACGATGACGGGAAGGTGATGGGCCATGCGGTGGTTAACGGTCTGGATTGCTTCGGCGATTGGACTAGCGGTTATCAGTCATATACACTTAGGCATTATGGCCAAGAGTACCGAGGCTATTTTGGTCGCAGCTTTGGTTTTAGGGTTAGTCAATACGACTATTAAACCCATCGTGAAATTACTGACGTTGCCCATTAACTTGCTTACCTTTGGTCTTTTTGGATGGGTCATCAATGCGTTAATGCTGTGGTTGGTATCGGCCATTGTCCCGGGTTTTATTGTGCATGGATTTGGCGCGGCCTTTTGGGGCGCATTAATTTTGTCAATTGTATCGGGGGTTGTAGGTTGGATAATCAGATACGCATAAAGTTGCTTGTCTTAGATTTAGACGGGACTGTGCTGCGCTCAGATGGATCGCTATCAGGGGAATTGGTGAAAGCAGTGAATCAAGTGAAGACCCACGGTATTACGGTCATTTTAGCTACAGGCCGCATGGTGCGTTCGGCAGAACCCTATTGGCTGCAGTTACAATTAGGCACGGGACCGTTAATTGCGTATAACGGGAGTATGGTTGTGGAAATGCCGCAGCAAGTCCCGTGGTTCAGCTGGCACCTGACAGAAGATGTGGCGCGTTTTGTCATAGAAGAGGCCTTAGATGCCGACATACTCACTCAGGTCTATGTCAGCAATGAGTTATGGCTTTCCAAAGAAGATGAAAGGGCTCAACACTACATTGAAGTGAATCATATTCCCGGCGATGTGAAGTCTCGCGAAGGACTGCTTAGCTGGCCCTCACCACCCATAAAAATCTTGTTGCAAGATGATCCGGATAAACTGGATCAATTTCGTCTCCGCATTTCTCCAGAAGTCTTGGGATTACAGGGAAGAATTTTCAAATCCCAAGCCGATTACTTAGAAATTGTTCCGGCAGGGGTGGGCAAAGGACCGGCTTTAGCAAAGGTCGCTGAACGCTTGCATCTTTCCCCACAGCAGATCATGGCGATCGGTGATGCTGAAAATGATGTTGACATGTTGAAGTGGGTGGGAATGGGCGTAGCAATGGGCCAGGCACCTGAACTGGTGAAGCATGCCGCCGATGTTGTGACCAAGAGCGTTGACCAGGATGGGGCCGCCTACGCCATTTACCGGTGGTTATTAGATCCGATGCAAGGTTTTCACGAAATGCAGTACTGAGATGAGGACTTGCTGTCCCCATGGCAGTCGCCAAATGAGATAGAGCGTGGTTGAGGTCAATGTAATGGAAAAAGCCCAGGCAAATTCTCGTTCCATTCGACGCTGTTGAGCCATGCGTTTAAGATCCGCCCGCGAAACGGGATCAGTTGTGAAGGGCGGTTCGGATTTGTTATGACGGGCACGCCTGGATAATTCAGATGTCGCCATAATAGACCTCCCGATAGAAACTCTTTGGGGTATTATTCGACAAGAAGTGAATTTTTCCTGTTAACGTCGTGACGAAATTACAAGTTTGTCGGCTGAAGCCACCGACTTGTGGCGAAATTCATGTGAGGCCAAATCGGAGTGAAACGGATGGAACACGTACGTTTAGTGATTATCACCGGTCTATCTGGTGCTGGGCGTAGCGAAGCGATGCGCGTTTTCGAAGACTTAGGATATTTTTGTGTCGATAATTTGCCTCCCAACTTGATTAGCAAATTTGCGGAACTCCTGCAGAAAAGTCCCGAAGTTCAAGGAGCCGCTTTGGTCATGGATATCCGGGGCGGGGTATTTTTCTCCGAGCTTCAAGGGTCTCTGAATGAACTGGATGCCAGCCAATTACCCTACCAGATTCTTTATTTAGAAGCGGATGAAGAAACGTTAATTCGACGTTACAAAATGTCTAGACGTCGGCATCCTTTGGAGACGCAGGGACGGTTGGTGGATGCTTTGCGTAAAGAGAAGGAGGCGTTGCGGGAACTCCGTGGTAAAGCCGACGTGATCATTGATACCTCGGGCTTGACGGCTCTCCAACTGAGGCAGCGTATCTCCGATGTGTTTCGTCTTGATGGAACCCAGTCTTTATTTCAAGTACGGTTGGTGTCTTTTGGGTTTAAACATGGGTTACCGAAAGATGCCGATTTAGTGTTTGATGTCCGTTACTTACCTAACCCCTATTATGTGGAGGAATTACGCAGCAAGACTGGTAATGATGAAGAAGTCGATCAATATGTGATGCGTTTTCCCCAAGCCAAAGAAACCCTCGACAAACTGGCCAATCTGCTCGCCTTTTTGATTCCTCAGTTTCAGCAAGAAGGCAAGCCGCAAGTCACAATCGGCATTGGCTGTACAGGGGGCCAGCACCGGTCAGTGGTCTTTGCCAACCGGCTGAAAGACTTATTAACGCAGGCCGGGCATCAAGCCCTTGTCGAACATCGTGATTTGGACTTGCGGGAGGAGTAATATGTGGCGGTTGTTGGTTCCGGGATTAAAGCTTAAACGTTTTTTGGCTTTAATTGCTTTGGGATTTATGGCACTGGGCGTGGCGATGGGATTATCAGCCTGGATAGAGCCCTACCTATTTCCTTTTTGGCGCCGGCCGGTATTAGAAATGATTTTGTTTGTTGTGGGCACTGTGTTGGTGGTGGGAGGATTTTGGGGATTATGGCGCTCCATTAATGAGGTCCTGGGATCCGACAAATGGGCAGGATTATTATATTCGCGCCGGCAATTGGCCAGGGGCCCACACATTGCCGCCTTAGGAGGCGGAACCGGAATGCCGTCAGTTCTGCGGGGTCTCAAACACTACACGTCAAATTTGACGGCGATTGTGACCGTAGCCGACGATGGCGGGAGCTCGGGGCGGTTACGCGGCGATTTGGGCATGTTGCCACCAGGAGACATTCGTAATTGTATGGTTGCTTTAGCGGACACCGAACCCTTAATGGAGCAGCTTTTTCAACACCGGTTTCAAGCGGGAGAATTAAAAGGCCACAGTTTTGGTAACTTATTTTTAGCGGCAATGGAACAAGCCTCAGGGGATTTTGTCACCGCTTTACGTGAATCCAGTCGGGTGTTGGCTGTTCGTGGAACGGTTCTGCCAGCAACCTTGGAGCATGTCACGCTTCATGCAACGCTTGTGACCGGCGCGCATGTGGAAGGAGAAAGTGCTATTGGCCACAGTACTGACCGAATAGAGCGGATTTGGATGGATCCGCCCGATGCCACTCCTCTTCGGGAAGCTGTAGAAGCCATTGTTGCGGCCGATATGGTAGTTTTGGGCCCTGGCAGTCTTTATACTTCCATTTTGCCTAATCTCTTAATTCCCGCGATTGCTGATGCCATCCGGCAATCAAAAGGCATTCGGGTCTATGTCGCCAATATCATGACCCAACCTGGAGAAACGGCGAACTTTTCTGTCCGGGATCATTTAAAAGCTATCGAAGATCATGTCGGTCCTGGATTAATTGATGTGGTGTTGGTGAACAACGAAAAGGTTCCCGAACGGCTATTGCAAAAATACCGGAGGGAAGGGGCTGATCAGGTGGCGTTTCAAGGGGAAGAATCCCTGGTCACGGGACAACCCGTCGTCATCTATGATAATCTACTTTTAGCCGATGGGGTCGTCCGTCATGATCCCGATAAGCTGGCGCCGGCACTTTTGCGGGTGCTCCTCAAATTTCGCCCGAAGTGGGCTGAAGGGCGTTTGATCGACGCCTTATGGTTGGAAAATCGTTTACGGGAGCGACATCAACCACGATGGGATGGTCATATGCCAGGCAAATCAAAGCGGAACTAGCCCGGCTTCCTCAAGAAAAACGTCGGGTTTGCTTATGGGCAGAATTGCTGGGAATGGGTTCATATCTTGGCATGGAATCACTATCATCCGGGTTGGATGTCGGCAATGCCCTGGTGGCACGGCGCGCATACCATATCATGAAATGGTTAGGCCTATCGCCGCATATTACGGTAAAACGCTCTAGACGCCGGTTAGTCTTTCACGTGTCATACACGGAGTCGACCGCTAACACCAGCGAAAATCCCATTACTGGTTGTCCGAAAGCCTATTTACGCGGTCTTTTTTTGGCTCGCGGCTATTTGGCCGAGCCCGAACGTGCGATTCATTTGGAAATCTGGATGAATGACCCTGAGCAATTTAATCTGGCCGAACGCATCTTGCTGCCTCTTAAGATTCGGCCCAAAAGTTCCAGACGACGGGGACGCGTTATTCTTTATCTGAAAGATGGCGAGCAAGTCGGGCGTTTCTTAACCCACATTGGTGCGCATCAAGCCGTTCTGGCACTAGAAAGTGCTCAAGTCATGAAAACCATGAAAAACCAGGTGAACCGCTTGGTCAATTCGGAAACCGCCAATTTGCGGCGAGCC is a window encoding:
- a CDS encoding phage holin family protein; this encodes MRWLTVWIASAIGLAVISHIHLGIMAKSTEAILVAALVLGLVNTTIKPIVKLLTLPINLLTFGLFGWVINALMLWLVSAIVPGFIVHGFGAAFWGALILSIVSGVVGWIIRYA
- a CDS encoding gluconeogenesis factor YvcK family protein; its protein translation is MWRLLVPGLKLKRFLALIALGFMALGVAMGLSAWIEPYLFPFWRRPVLEMILFVVGTVLVVGGFWGLWRSINEVLGSDKWAGLLYSRRQLARGPHIAALGGGTGMPSVLRGLKHYTSNLTAIVTVADDGGSSGRLRGDLGMLPPGDIRNCMVALADTEPLMEQLFQHRFQAGELKGHSFGNLFLAAMEQASGDFVTALRESSRVLAVRGTVLPATLEHVTLHATLVTGAHVEGESAIGHSTDRIERIWMDPPDATPLREAVEAIVAADMVVLGPGSLYTSILPNLLIPAIADAIRQSKGIRVYVANIMTQPGETANFSVRDHLKAIEDHVGPGLIDVVLVNNEKVPERLLQKYRREGADQVAFQGEESLVTGQPVVIYDNLLLADGVVRHDPDKLAPALLRVLLKFRPKWAEGRLIDALWLENRLRERHQPRWDGHMPGKSKRN
- the uvrC gene encoding excinuclease ABC subunit UvrC; protein product: MMTLSEHLEEKRQLLPDKPGVYLMKDHEGQVIYVGKAVNLKQRVRSYFQEASRLLPKVAAMMRHVEDFEIITTDTEVEALILEATLIKKYRPHYNIRLKDDKAYPYIRLTWEEDFPRLIIARRPDNSGSRYFGPYTRAQSVHETIRLLRHIFPIRNCTNQKFKNAARPCLEYHIKRCPGPCQALIDKDSYRDMMKNVEWFLEGKVDAVEKSLVKELNRAAEELEFEKAAKLRDQVMAVREITAQQKVSAEAGRNLDAISWALSDQDAYLQVFMVRDGRLIGRESFTLTGVDGTDEKELAHAFLMQYYDRARDIPQEILIEHLPPDDRQITAWLREKRGGKVDLKVPVRGEKQRLLAMVRQNATIARDEALRRMEIKERDRERALLEIQQTLGLPGLPRRMECYDISNTQGTESVASMVVFTDGKPDKSQYRQFKIQSVEGPNDFLSMKEVITRRFHHQAQDAKQMGKSHFAKTPDLVIIDGGRGQLGYAYQAMRELNVADIPVFGLAKQHEWLFEPERADPIILDRDSAGLKLLMHLRDEAHRFAITYHRKLRTKRNLASILDDIEGIGPARKKILRQTYGDLAAISQASVDELAALPKMTRPAAEAVKRYLDEHFKSNEEENAVPE
- a CDS encoding Cof-type HAD-IIB family hydrolase, giving the protein MDNQIRIKLLVLDLDGTVLRSDGSLSGELVKAVNQVKTHGITVILATGRMVRSAEPYWLQLQLGTGPLIAYNGSMVVEMPQQVPWFSWHLTEDVARFVIEEALDADILTQVYVSNELWLSKEDERAQHYIEVNHIPGDVKSREGLLSWPSPPIKILLQDDPDKLDQFRLRISPEVLGLQGRIFKSQADYLEIVPAGVGKGPALAKVAERLHLSPQQIMAIGDAENDVDMLKWVGMGVAMGQAPELVKHAADVVTKSVDQDGAAYAIYRWLLDPMQGFHEMQY
- the rapZ gene encoding RNase adapter RapZ; this translates as MEHVRLVIITGLSGAGRSEAMRVFEDLGYFCVDNLPPNLISKFAELLQKSPEVQGAALVMDIRGGVFFSELQGSLNELDASQLPYQILYLEADEETLIRRYKMSRRRHPLETQGRLVDALRKEKEALRELRGKADVIIDTSGLTALQLRQRISDVFRLDGTQSLFQVRLVSFGFKHGLPKDADLVFDVRYLPNPYYVEELRSKTGNDEEVDQYVMRFPQAKETLDKLANLLAFLIPQFQQEGKPQVTIGIGCTGGQHRSVVFANRLKDLLTQAGHQALVEHRDLDLREE
- the whiA gene encoding DNA-binding protein WhiA is translated as MGWSYARQIKAELARLPQEKRRVCLWAELLGMGSYLGMESLSSGLDVGNALVARRAYHIMKWLGLSPHITVKRSRRRLVFHVSYTESTANTSENPITGCPKAYLRGLFLARGYLAEPERAIHLEIWMNDPEQFNLAERILLPLKIRPKSSRRRGRVILYLKDGEQVGRFLTHIGAHQAVLALESAQVMKTMKNQVNRLVNSETANLRRAVESGLEQARILKILLNSPHEDIPPALRELALLRIAHPDWSLKELGLALHPPLSKSAVNHRMRRLLRGYEMKTTS